The Thermoplasmata archaeon genome window below encodes:
- the arcC gene encoding carbamate kinase, with the protein MTKTAVVAIGGNAILRAGQRGSAEEQFANLYNSMPYLVKMIKDGYDIVITHGNGPQVGNILLQNELSKEQVPTMPLDVCGAMSQGLLGYLIQQTLTNLLAIEKLNKTVVSIVTQVVVNENDPAFKNPTKPVGQYYPADVAEKLMKEKGWVMKEDKARGGFRRVVPSPEPIDIVEKEAIKRLVFSGQNQEYVVIAAGGGGIPVIRTSSGYKGVEAVIDKDLASSVLANAIEEKFFVILTDVEKVCLNFGKPNQQSLSHLSLSDAEKYFAEGQFPSGSMGPKILASIRFLQRGGEKVLITSGEKLREALEGRTGTLITK; encoded by the coding sequence ATTACAAAAACTGCGGTAGTTGCAATCGGTGGAAATGCAATCTTAAGGGCAGGGCAAAGAGGCAGTGCTGAGGAGCAATTTGCAAACCTCTACAACAGCATGCCCTATCTGGTAAAAATGATTAAGGACGGCTATGACATCGTAATCACGCATGGGAATGGCCCCCAGGTGGGTAACATCCTCCTCCAGAATGAGTTAAGCAAAGAGCAGGTGCCCACTATGCCACTGGATGTTTGCGGTGCAATGTCACAGGGACTTCTGGGGTACCTGATCCAGCAAACCCTCACGAACCTGCTTGCAATTGAGAAACTGAATAAAACCGTAGTGTCCATTGTGACGCAAGTTGTTGTCAACGAAAACGACCCAGCATTCAAAAATCCAACAAAGCCAGTCGGGCAATATTACCCTGCGGATGTTGCTGAAAAGTTGATGAAAGAGAAGGGCTGGGTTATGAAGGAGGATAAGGCAAGAGGAGGATTCAGGAGAGTTGTGCCCTCACCAGAACCTATAGATATTGTGGAAAAGGAGGCAATTAAGCGTCTGGTATTTTCCGGGCAAAACCAGGAATATGTTGTGATTGCTGCTGGGGGTGGAGGAATCCCTGTAATAAGAACATCCTCTGGCTACAAAGGGGTTGAGGCAGTTATTGATAAGGACCTTGCCTCCAGTGTGCTTGCAAATGCAATTGAGGAGAAATTTTTTGTAATTTTAACAGATGTGGAAAAGGTCTGTCTTAACTTTGGCAAACCAAACCAGCAATCCCTTTCGCATCTCTCGCTTTCTGATGCTGAAAAATACTTCGCTGAAGGACAGTTCCCGAGCGGAAGCATGGGTCCGAAGATTCTTGCCTCAATCAGATTCCTGCAGCGAGGTGGAGAAAAGGTGCTGATTACCTCAGGAGAAAAATTGAGGGAGGCACTGGAAGGAAGGACTGGTACCCTCATCACGAAATGA